The genomic stretch GGGTACCAATCAGATTCAGCGTATAGTGATTGCCAGTCAAATCCTGGCCTAGATATCATTACCAAATGATTCCTGATGGGGGGAGCTGTCATAGTTTGCTTCCCCCATAATAACAAGGAGGGTTAGCTATGGATTTTACCCAAAAAACCGTATTGATAACTGGGGCAGCTTCAGGTATTGGTAAAGGGACTGCACAAGCCTTCTTAGACAGAGGTGCTAATATTGCTATTGTTGATATTAATGAAGATGGGCTTAAAACTTTTTTGAACGAGAATGCTGCCCATTCCGACCGGTTGCTGGCTCTCAGGACTGATGTCACTAAAAGTACCGAAGTTAATCAAACGGTAACTCAGGTTATTAAAAAATGGGGGAGAATAGATATTTTAGTCAATAGTGCCGGTATATACAAACAGGCCATGTTGGTAGATATGACAGATGAATTCTGGGATCAAACACAAAAAGTTAACATGTATGGGACATTTTATTTTTGCCGCGCCGTTGCCCGAGAAATGATCAAAAGAAAAAATGGAAGGATCATTAACTTAGCTTCTATTGCTGGGCAGAGGGGCTCTGTAGCGAACAGCCACTATACCACTACCAAACGGGGAGTGGAAGGCTTTAGTCGCAGCATCGCGCTTGAATTGGCTCCTTATAATATTACTGTTAATTGTATAGCCCCAGGAATAATTATGACCCCAATATTTGATGAGAAAATTCTTCAGGAACGTGGGGAAACTTGGTTGAAAAGCATACCACTGGGGCGGTTTGGACAGCCAGAGGACATTGCCAAGGCCATTATGTTTCTGGCTTCGGAATACGCGGCCTATATCACCGGAATAACACTTGATGTCAATGGTGGTATGTACCTACGGTAGTATGAATGTGTTGTATCACTCGTAGCAAGACAAGGACAGCCTAAAAACGTACGGGGAAAGCCGTCGGCGCTGTTGATTTGTTGTGGCGACTTGCAAAGCACGTCCTAGGATATCAAAGAATTGCCTGGGTGAATGATGGTGAACCATCGAAAGGAGGTGTCATCAAAAATTAGGTTGAACTTGCTACTAGTTGTTCCTGGTTGAATAATTCTAAAAAAGCCCGATGGATTTTTAGAATGTTAGTTTGAAGGGGGGTTATGTTATGAACTCTAATCTTCCGGTGACGCCAGATGAGAACGCTCCATTAAACCGTATACAGATTACGGCTTGGATGGTGGCATGGCTAGCACTGGTAATTGATGTCCTGGATTGGCAACTCCTGGCTATGGCAGCTCCTCACATCACCAAGGAATTTCAATTTTCACTGGCAAGTATGGGTACCCTCTTGGGGGCTCCGTTAATTGGCGCTGGTATTGGCGGACTCGTTTCCGGATGGATTGCCGACCGTATTGGTCGAGTTAAAACTATGGTCTGGTGTATGGTGTGGTATTCAACGATGACGGTCCTATTTCCGTTTGTTACAAGTTTTGAGCAGATGTTGGTTTTACGGATCTTAGCCGGGCTGGGTTTAGGCGGCCAGTGGGGGGTTGGTAATACTTTAGTTGCTGAATTACTCCCACGTCGTATTCGAATTGTCTGCTCCGCTTGGATTCAAACGGGCTTCTCATTTGGGCCGATTCTGGCTGCTCTGACTGCTAAGTGGATTATCCCAGCCTATGGCTGGCGTCCGATGTTTTATGTCGGCGCGGTCGGGTTTTTACTGGCCTTAGTTACTAAATTTATGGTACCTGAGCCCCCGATTTGGTTACAAGCGAGGGAAAAAGCTTCGAAAGGAGAACTTAAGCTTGGGAACTTAGGAATGTTTTTCCAGAAAGGTATTGGCAGTCGTTTCGTATTGGCTTTCTTGATGGTGGGTTGCACATTAATCGCTTACTGGTCGTCGATGAGTTGGATTCCTTCATGGTTAGCCAGTGATAAAGGGATGAATGTAGTTAAGTCGATGAACTATATGGTTGTTCTTAATATAGGTGGTGTTTTTGGCTACATGCTCTTTGCCTTTATCGCTGATCGGTGGGGCCGTAAACCTCCAGCGTATGTAGCCCTGCTTGCTTCGACTATCGCGGTTGGTATTTTTGTCAGTATTGATAGTCCAGTGGCTCTGCTATGGTTTGCTCCAGTCTACTCATTCATCACCTATCCCGTATTTGGTTTGTATGGTGGATATCTTTCTGAAATGTTTCCAACTGAAATTCGAGCATCAGCTGTTAACACGATTTACAACGGCGCACGATTTTTGGCGTTCTTTGGCCCAACTTTGATGGGTTTTGTTGCCTCTAAGTTCTCGATGACCTTTGCGATTGGTAGTACAGCCTTCTTATATGCTGCGGCGATAATTCCTTTAATCTTCTTGCCAGAAACGATTGTCAAGAAAAATATCACCGGAGGCCTGCCGACGGTAAGTACTGATATCTAAAAGACAAGAGTCCAACTATAAGATTAGCTAATCCGGTGGGTTGAACAATTCCCCACCGGATTGTTCTTGCAACCAAATATGAAAGGAGGATGCGACTTGACGAACTTAGAAGCAAAACCTCAAATAATTAAGGTTGCAGCGGTTCAAACAAATCCATTGATTGGGGAAAAGGACAAAAATATTTCACGTATCTTGAGACGAATGGAAGAGGCTGCGACCCAGGGTGCTAAATTGATCGTTTTTAGCGAGGCCGAGGTTACTGGATACTGTTATACTCAGCTTGAAGAAGCAAAAATGTACGCTGAGGAGGTACCTGGTCCCTCTACTGAAGTAATACTTCTCAAGTCACGTGAACTCGGTGTCCATGTAGTAGTTGGTTTGCTGGAGTTAGAACAGGATAAATTGTACAACACAGCGGTCTTAATCGGGCCTACAGGAATCTTGGGTAAATACCGTAAAACGCATATCATTCACTTGGGAGTTGATCGATTTACATGTAAAGGGGATTTAGCATATACGGTTCATTCCACGGAAATTGGCCGGATCGGCATGATCATTTGCTATGACTTACGCTTTCCGGAACCATGTCGTGTTTTAGCTCTTAAAGGGACGGATATTGTCGTTGACCCCACGAATCTACCCATGGGCGCTGAAGCCCATATCGATTACTTGTTACCAGCACGAGCTGTCGAGAATCGGGTATTCATTATTGCTGCCAGCAGGGTCGGAGTGGAGAGAGGAACACAGTTTATAGGGAGAAGCTCCATTGTTGAGCCCAGTGGTAAGATCCTTGCCCAGGCGACAGGGGATAAAGAAGAGATTATTTATGCCGAACTTGATCTGTCCAGAGCCCGGGCTAAAGGAAGTGTGATTAAACCTGGTGAATATGAATTTGATATCTTTAAAGATCGGCGCCCCGAATTATACAGTGCGATCGTGGCTCCGATAACTAGAAATAGTCATACTGAAATTCCTTGTCGATGCAAGCAGTGACTGGGATTCCGAGAACTGCCTCAAAGCTGTCTCATTATCAGACAGCAGGACACCGGAGTGTCTTATAATTGGACAGCCTTTTTCGAAAGATTTTGATTTTATATAATATTAAATTTAGGCCCGGCCATAATGGCACGGGCTTTGCTAATGTTTGAAAATTACAATAGTACAAGTATTTTCAAAAAATCCTTCGATAAAGGAAGTCCATTTAGTTAAAGTTGTTGAGTGCTTGTCTGGACAAATATCTAAACCTTATTGCAAAAGGAGGTGTTTCTGTAGACTTCGATACGTGTTTTTTGTCTTTCAGTTAATTCGAAGCATCTTATTTAGGAGGACACCTTTCGTGAAGTTTGAGTTAAGAAAGGGGGATTATTAGGGGCACATGGGTGAGATTGTTCGGATAAACCTCAATCAAGGAACGGTATCGAAGGAAGTCATACCAGCCGTCTGGCAGCGTCTGGGTGGACGAGGATTAACCTCTGCGATTATTGCCGCTGAGGTACCTCCTACCGCAGATGCTCTTGGGGACAGCAATAAACTGGTTATTGCCCCCGGGTTATTGACGGGGACAGTGGTGCCTTGTTCGGCACGTATTTCCATAGGTGCCAAAAGCCCGCTCACTGGCGGGATAAAGGAATCCAACGCTGGTGGGACAGTTGCGCGTAAGCTAGCTCGACTCGGTATCCGTGCTTTGGTCCTAGAAGGTCAATTAGAAACGCTTAGTATTATCTTTGTTGGGAAAGGTAAGGTTGAAATATTTTCAACCCCTGAACTAGAAGGTAAAGGGAACTACGCTACGGTCGAAACCTTGAAACAGCGTTTCGGAGATGAGGTAGGGATTATTTCTATTGGCCCAGCTGGCGAACGACTATATGGCTTAGCTACGGTAGCGATTACCTCACCTGATGGGTATCCTTCCCGGCACTGTGGCCGCGGAGGGATGGGTGCGGTCATGGGCTCAAAAAAGGTGAAAGCAATTGTAATCGATGACAATGGCGCTGATGATGTTCCGTTAAATATTGCTGATAAGGAAACCTTTAATCAAGTCGCCCGTGAATGGGCCAAGGCGATGGTCGAAAGCAAGAAAACCTTGACCAATTTAGGAACAGCGTTTCTGGTTAATGTGATTGGTAACATCGGTGCGTTACCTACCCGTAACTTTACCCGTGGAACCTTTGAAGGCGCCTCCAAGATCAATGGGGATGCCTTGGCCGAAACGATTAAAACCCGAGGTGGCAAAACGGGACACGCCTGTTCACCCGGGTGTGTCATACGCTGTTCCAATGTCTTTGTTGATGAAAAAGGGGATTATGTAACCTCTGGTTTAGAGTATGAGACAATTACCCTACTCGGGGCCAACCTGGAAATCGATAATCTGGATGTTATTGCTCAGATGGACCGGTTGTGTGACGATTACG from Bacillota bacterium encodes the following:
- a CDS encoding SDR family oxidoreductase, which translates into the protein MDFTQKTVLITGAASGIGKGTAQAFLDRGANIAIVDINEDGLKTFLNENAAHSDRLLALRTDVTKSTEVNQTVTQVIKKWGRIDILVNSAGIYKQAMLVDMTDEFWDQTQKVNMYGTFYFCRAVAREMIKRKNGRIINLASIAGQRGSVANSHYTTTKRGVEGFSRSIALELAPYNITVNCIAPGIIMTPIFDEKILQERGETWLKSIPLGRFGQPEDIAKAIMFLASEYAAYITGITLDVNGGMYLR
- a CDS encoding MFS transporter; this encodes MNSNLPVTPDENAPLNRIQITAWMVAWLALVIDVLDWQLLAMAAPHITKEFQFSLASMGTLLGAPLIGAGIGGLVSGWIADRIGRVKTMVWCMVWYSTMTVLFPFVTSFEQMLVLRILAGLGLGGQWGVGNTLVAELLPRRIRIVCSAWIQTGFSFGPILAALTAKWIIPAYGWRPMFYVGAVGFLLALVTKFMVPEPPIWLQAREKASKGELKLGNLGMFFQKGIGSRFVLAFLMVGCTLIAYWSSMSWIPSWLASDKGMNVVKSMNYMVVLNIGGVFGYMLFAFIADRWGRKPPAYVALLASTIAVGIFVSIDSPVALLWFAPVYSFITYPVFGLYGGYLSEMFPTEIRASAVNTIYNGARFLAFFGPTLMGFVASKFSMTFAIGSTAFLYAAAIIPLIFLPETIVKKNITGGLPTVSTDI
- a CDS encoding carbon-nitrogen hydrolase family protein, yielding MTNLEAKPQIIKVAAVQTNPLIGEKDKNISRILRRMEEAATQGAKLIVFSEAEVTGYCYTQLEEAKMYAEEVPGPSTEVILLKSRELGVHVVVGLLELEQDKLYNTAVLIGPTGILGKYRKTHIIHLGVDRFTCKGDLAYTVHSTEIGRIGMIICYDLRFPEPCRVLALKGTDIVVDPTNLPMGAEAHIDYLLPARAVENRVFIIAASRVGVERGTQFIGRSSIVEPSGKILAQATGDKEEIIYAELDLSRARAKGSVIKPGEYEFDIFKDRRPELYSAIVAPITRNSHTEIPCRCKQ
- a CDS encoding aldehyde ferredoxin oxidoreductase, whose translation is MGEIVRINLNQGTVSKEVIPAVWQRLGGRGLTSAIIAAEVPPTADALGDSNKLVIAPGLLTGTVVPCSARISIGAKSPLTGGIKESNAGGTVARKLARLGIRALVLEGQLETLSIIFVGKGKVEIFSTPELEGKGNYATVETLKQRFGDEVGIISIGPAGERLYGLATVAITSPDGYPSRHCGRGGMGAVMGSKKVKAIVIDDNGADDVPLNIADKETFNQVAREWAKAMVESKKTLTNLGTAFLVNVIGNIGALPTRNFTRGTFEGASKINGDALAETIKTRGGKTGHACSPGCVIRCSNVFVDEKGDYVTSGLEYETITLLGANLEIDNLDVIAQMDRLCDDYGMDTMETGNALGVAMEAGLISFGDSEGAIKLIHEMGKGTILGRILGQGATITGKVLGIKHVAAVKGQGMAAYDPRGMKGNGVTYATSPMGADHTAGNALPGRLGNDPASAANQIQVSRDLQIMSTVVDTMGLCLFVGPLPPEMGIIAQLLTAAEGQPVSLDDVLALGRQVIAIERQFNLEAGLGKTSDRLPEFMKKEALSPKGLVFDIPDEDLDKVWEA